A section of the Schistosoma haematobium chromosome ZW, whole genome shotgun sequence genome encodes:
- the KIF1B_2 gene encoding Kinesin-like protein kif1b, variant 2 (EggNog:ENOG410VK9Y~COG:U) — MTDKAPIKTNKRLQQTQAQVNEVVDIMRVNVDKVLERDKNLSELDGRADALQAGASQFEASAGKLKRKFWWKNCKMLAVLGVLVVILIIVLIVWVVSEQKNKVEQSGHSSHHLVMDNTSHLLSEPVMMEHSREGKPILPDDHMIGSNEVNSGTPPSFNSNRIKSKGFEKLRSPPLSLPTSPSYTPSFSSYPSSSQHHFENNETSLF, encoded by the exons ATGACGGATAAAGCaccaattaaaacaaataaacgtCTACAACAAACTCAAGCTCAAGTTAATGAAGTTGTTGATATTATGAGAGTTAATGTTGACAAAGTATTAGAAAGAGATAAAAATCTTTCTGAACTTGATGGTCGAGCTg ATGCATTACAAGCTGGTGCTTCTCAATTCGAAGCTAGTGCTGGtaaactgaagagaaaattttGGTGGAAAAATTGCAAA ATGCTAGCAGTATTGGGTGTACTagtagttattttaattatcgtATTAATTG TATGGGTCGTTTCTGAACAAAA AAATAAAGTTGAACAAAGTGGACATTCATCTCATCATCTTGTGATGGATAACACATCGCATTTGTTATCGGAACCAGTGATGATGGAGCATTCAAGAGAAGGAAAACCAATTTTGCCTGATGATCATATGATAGGTTCGAATGAAGTAAATAGTGGAACGCCACCGTCTTTTAATTCTAATAGAATAAAATCCAAAGGTTTTGAGAAATTACGATCACCTCCATTGTCGTTACCAACTTCTCCTTCGTATACCCCCTCTTTCTCTTCGTATCCCTCTTCATCTCAACATCATTTTGAAAACAATGAAACATCATTGTTTTAA
- the KIF1B_2 gene encoding Kinesin-like protein kif1b (EggNog:ENOG410V8TH~COG:Z) codes for MFHTTNCGLFTDDSLEITTDFITCYLKFCFDICCPTETIFVSFDRLTPSKLKRLRRVRERLYKEKNCNEVRELNGLINVEIRRLNCIFTEKLLSCKNSPSMWKVFKELTDDRQIRSDNQLNVCDLNKSFVRQSSDVMLPSSTGLKNSRVPRSTETDVRRCLQLLNLS; via the coding sequence atgtttcatacgactaactgtggattatttacagatgactcactggaaatcactactgattttatcacttgttaccttaaattctgttttgatatttgttgtcccactgaaaccatttttgtaagtttcgATCGACTCACACCTTCAAAACTGaaacgactacggagggtgAGAGAAAGACTGTATAAAGAGAAGAACTGTAATGAAGTTCGtgagctaaatggtctgataaacgtagagattagacgtctcaactgtatatttactgaaaaactcttgtcttgcaagaactctccaagtatgtggaaagtctttaaagaacttacagatGACAGACAGATTaggagcgataaccagctgaatgtttgtgacttaaataagtcttttgtacgtcagtcatctgatgtaatGCTCCCTTCATCCACAGGTTTAAAGAATAGCCGTGTTCCTCGTtccactgaaactgatgtccgaAGATGTCTCCAGTTACTTAATTTATCCTGA